Below is a window of Oryza brachyantha chromosome 10, ObraRS2, whole genome shotgun sequence DNA.
TCAAGGGACGAAAAACAAACCCGCCTCTAAGTTGAGGCACCTTCGGTGGACTTCTTCCCAGAAATAAAGAAGGGCCCAATTTGTTTTGGCAGCCCACATAAGGCCCTTCGGATCGTCGACAGTATCTCGCCGCAGGGGAAGCTATggccccctcctctccccgccgcaacctcgacggcgacggcggcggcggggggagcTCGAAGGAGCGGCCGAGGTCCTTCGACGAGAAGACCCGGTCGGCGTGCTGGAGGAAGGCGGCAGTGCTGCTGGGGCGGCACCCGGAGCGGTGGCGGCAGGACGCCGCCGGCAACGTCGTGTGCCGCCGCTTCTGGAGCTGCCACGGGTGCCTCTGCTACGAGTACGACCATGTCGTCCCCTTCTCCAAAGGTCCCCGCCTTCTTGCCCACTCCTGGACACGGGACATCGCACTATGTCTTCGTCCGTTTCTTTGTATCTGTGGTGTACTTCTAGTAGTCAAGTTTGGTACCAATGCTTTCCAGTGAGTGCAGGAAATTTAGGTTTCCATCAGGTTTGGTACTGCTTcttgttgtttgattttggAAATGGGTCTACAGATTAGTTCAGATGGAGGGGTTTTAGCTTATTGTATTTAGGGACTAGTTGGAATCTATAAAGTCTTGCTGCAAGGAACGTCtcaattgatttttcttttttttgttgtgacCAAGTAAATCCGTTATGTTTTAGTTAAAGGAAGAGGAGATTCCTTCTGCGAATCCGTAAAGATGGGTTTTGCAACAATGTCATGTAAGGTTTTAGAAATCTGTGTTGAATAAGAAATGTATAGTtctctttatttatatcaGTAGTGAATATTTGTATCAGCAAAGTTGAATCAGTAAACTGGGACTAGGTATAGATCAATTTAGATCAAATCAGTATTTGGTGCTAGCAGATCGAATTTTTTTGCTTTACCTGTATAGTTTATCCAGATCGGAGAAGCCTTTGCTGTTATGATTTTACTGTGAATTTTTAACGTAATATCAAACTAATACGGCAAATCTGAAGATTAAAGACTTCTATTCCACTTCCTTGATACCTGTACACATACTAATTATCATAGGCCTtaaggaaataaaatataatcttgATGTTGGAACAGTCCCACGTTGGTTGTAGAAGGGCAAATGACTCACTTATAAGTTTCGCCCCTCACGTCAGCTTGCTTTTGGGACTGGAAAggccttttgttttttttaaaaaagggtATCCGAAGTCCAAGCCCCActatgcatatttgaaatgaaGGGCATTAACATGTGAAGGCCTTGCACGGTTGGTGCATATGGGCCTTGTGATCTGAGACTGTTGGTGTATGGTGAAGGGGCAGTTAATTGGCTGACGAGAACCAACATGTGAAGAGGAGATTGTGGAATGTGTGGAGACTTAGGTTTTAACAAAGACATCTTTCAATCCTTGGCGTctttctctgttatttgtacaatttattttctgttatACTCTGATTTTTGCGCATTGGTTATTCTCGAACTGAGATTGCTTTCTCAACATGCTTTAGGAGGGGAGTCTACTGTTGACAATTGCCAGATACTTCAGACAAGGGTTAACCGGTCCAAATCTGATAAAGCATGGATAGAGGAGGCAGAGATGCGGGGATTTTCTTGTGATATCAAGTTCACTGGTGAGTTACTCGGCATTTTGATTCATTTGGTTGCTTaaagaaacatttttattttttcttcctgGGGTTCTTTAGGTTGTAGTTTCTcctcctattttttaattttaaaagaacaaataacTTACAAGTTGCAATGCAGACTTCCACAATGTCATTGGTCTGCTGTATATGCTTATATGAATATTGGTATGCTGTTCCCTTAAGAAATAAAGGGTATAGATGTATGGTGATTGATGTTTCTGTTATGTGTTAGACAGATATTAACGGTTGTGTGTTTGTTTTGATGTTCTttgaataatcaaattaagaGAGGTGTTGAAGTAGCACCCCACAATTATCATTATTACAGACCATATTACTTACCTTTGAGTTAGATGCATTGCTGTTGCTTTTGTTGCTGTTATCACTCAGTTACATCTAGGATGTGGTtgatttctccttttttttggaCAACTGGAGTCCATAGTGAACTTACTACAAAAGTGGAAAATTTGGTCATTAAATCATGATACTTGACAGCTAGACGatgtgatgatttttttctatcatttattttatcttactATTTTCCTGTATTCAAAAGTTATTATTGTGATGCCTTCTCTTCAATTGAAGGTCATTTCAAATGCTCAGACAACATTAAGCATTGAAAATTACAATTTAGTTGTACAGAA
It encodes the following:
- the LOC102718110 gene encoding uncharacterized protein LOC102718110; the encoded protein is MAPSSPRRNLDGDGGGGGSSKERPRSFDEKTRSACWRKAAVLLGRHPERWRQDAAGNVVCRRFWSCHGCLCYEYDHVVPFSKGGESTVDNCQILQTRVNRSKSDKAWIEEAEMRGFSCDIKFTDKELDVIEMAVYGDVIRPGKQCRCRSVAEMLGKVKSKNHMAACELPYNDAS